The DNA region AGTGCCCCCTTCCTCCAAGCTAAAGTGATTATCAATCTATAAATAGGGCTCATAGTTTATAGGACTCATAGTGTAAGCATTTTCCACACAATCTACTTCAATTATCATCTATAATTACAATTTAAGAAAATGAGTGTCACTACATACGATGTCGAGACCAACCAAGTTATGTAAGGCCTTTATACTTCATGTCGAAAACCTCGTTCCTACGATCTTGCCCCAAGCCATCAAGAGTATTGAGACAATTGAAGGCGATGGAGAACCTGGAACGGTCAAGATCATTACTTTACCTCAAAtgttattatcttaattaaacaaaatagatGTTTTTTATACTAGACTTTGTTCACAACAGAATTTTAGCACCACTTGATTGATAGTGATTTTAGAATGGATGGAACCTAATATTTTAAGTTTCTTAAGCAAATACTTTTTTGGATCGAGCTATTATGCTGAGTTaacaatatatattcttttatcaaCTTTTATATCTAGGCAGATCCAAAGTGTGAAGCATCGAGTTGATGGGATAGACAAAGAGAACTACACATATAGCTACAACATAATCGAGGTTGATGTTTTGAAGAACGGGCTAGAGAGCCTCTCATACGAGATCAAGATCTTTGATGGCTCCAATGGAGGGTCGATTTGCAAGAAACAAGCAAGTATGTGAGCAAGGGGGCGTGGTTCTCTCTTAAGAGGAAATCAAGGAAAAGAAAGAGAAGTCGTCGGCCATATACAAGGCTACGAAAGCCTACCTATTGGCAACCCCGATTACTAAGTGTGCAAAATAGTCACAAGTGGCTTGGTTCAAGCAAGTTTGTGGTTTTTTGTTCTTATAATAAGTTGTGTTTTAGgatttataaatgataataagCTTGGTGATCTAAGTACTACTGAGATTGTTACTTGTCACCAATGATCATGTATCTTAATTTCATGTTTgaatttttaaagatttatataatttgagcAATAATATTACTGGGTTTCATTATTCTTATGCAAGTATATgcttttgttatattatttttcagtttaaattgaaattttgactATTATAAATGAACCTAATAAAAAGAGGACTCCTCAGTCATAGACAAGAATTGGACTTTGGTTACAGAATATGAGTGTAAATAGGAGATCAGTCAATATAAGTTGTTGATTGTAGATTATTCTGTACTAAAGAAAACTAATTTCAGATAAATGCTAgcaaatattatgattttttattttaaaatctctGATCTTGTAGATATTGATTACTGTTAGCTAAACTACTAtaatgagtatatatatatttttttgtatgttaacaagtattatatttgaaaactcttagaaaataattaataaaaaaactatgtATAAGTGAAATGAGATGATCATTAGAAGCAGCAGCTACATTGGGTTGGTTTCATTTTATGCTTTTGCTTTGTTAA from Impatiens glandulifera chromosome 5, dImpGla2.1, whole genome shotgun sequence includes:
- the LOC124939474 gene encoding major strawberry allergen Fra a 1-2-like, translated to MSRPTKLCKAFILHVENLVPTILPQAIKSIETIEGDGEPGTVKIITLPQMQIQSVKHRVDGIDKENYTYSYNIIEVDVLKNGLESLSYEIKIFDGSNGGSICKKQARFINDNKLGDLSTTEIVTCHQ